A single window of Mycolicibacterium madagascariense DNA harbors:
- a CDS encoding dipeptide ABC transporter ATP-binding protein: MGIAVSHDDAVSQVAGTPAVPPVDDAVATIRDLRVTFRRNGRDVHALRGVSLTIGKGEILGLVGESGSGKSVLGFSMLGLLPPQTRIDGDVLVAGSDMVDGDAKAIRAVRRLDLGAVFQDPMTSLNPTMRIGKQVEEAAGSQDEALRLLTAVGIPDPKRRLRAYPHELSGGLRQRVMIAIAIAGNPDLIIADEPTTALDVTVQAQVLRLLRRLRDEIGCSIVFITHDLGVAAQISDRIAVLYAGRIAEIGPTASVLGTPAHPYTHGLLRSRLTLTTARDRKLAALAGSVPSAVTPLPGCAFEPRCPLATDDCTTSPPDPVAVTPDRTSACILPLEQVAEELGTKATNTEEPFPEAADDGAELPASVVLRDVTKTFTVTKRWLDRSSGGGKLQALRGVSLRVAHGESIALVGESGSGKSTLLRAIAGLEKPTTGEVSLVAGQRPQMVFQDAGASLTPWLSVGELISERLHGSGMSRAQRRDAVVEVLRRVGLPAEIAKSRAGQLSGGQRQRVSLARATVVPPSVLLCDEPTSALDVSLAASVLNLIGDLRRTLDMSVVFVTHDLSVARVVADRIAVMYLGRIVEIGPAEQVIGAPAHPYTQALVDSIPDLGRESRVLPGEPASPLSPPAGCAFHPRCAIALDACSGADLDVRLEGIPGNPHQVACIERKAI; the protein is encoded by the coding sequence ATGGGCATCGCGGTTTCCCACGACGACGCCGTCTCCCAGGTCGCGGGCACGCCCGCCGTACCCCCGGTCGACGACGCCGTCGCGACGATCCGCGACCTGCGCGTCACGTTCCGGCGCAACGGCCGTGACGTGCACGCCCTGCGCGGGGTGTCGCTGACCATCGGCAAGGGAGAGATCCTCGGGCTGGTCGGCGAATCCGGCTCCGGCAAGAGCGTGCTCGGGTTCAGCATGCTCGGTCTGCTGCCACCGCAGACCCGCATCGACGGCGACGTCTTGGTGGCGGGTTCGGACATGGTCGACGGTGACGCCAAGGCCATCCGCGCCGTGCGCCGCCTCGACCTGGGCGCCGTCTTCCAGGACCCGATGACCTCGCTGAACCCCACCATGCGGATCGGCAAGCAGGTCGAGGAGGCGGCGGGTAGCCAGGACGAGGCGCTGCGGCTGCTGACTGCGGTCGGCATCCCCGATCCGAAGCGCCGGCTGCGGGCCTACCCGCACGAGCTGTCCGGCGGGCTGCGGCAGCGCGTGATGATCGCCATCGCGATCGCCGGCAACCCCGACCTCATCATCGCCGACGAACCGACGACCGCCCTCGACGTCACCGTGCAGGCCCAGGTGCTGCGGCTGCTGCGCCGGCTGCGCGACGAGATCGGGTGCAGCATCGTCTTCATCACCCACGACCTCGGCGTCGCCGCCCAGATCTCCGACCGGATCGCGGTGCTCTACGCGGGCCGGATCGCCGAGATCGGTCCCACGGCAAGCGTTCTCGGAACGCCCGCGCACCCCTACACCCACGGTCTGCTGCGCTCGCGGCTGACGTTGACGACGGCCCGCGACCGCAAGCTCGCGGCGCTGGCGGGGTCGGTGCCCAGCGCCGTGACACCGCTGCCGGGCTGCGCATTCGAACCGCGGTGCCCGCTCGCCACCGACGACTGCACGACGTCGCCACCGGACCCGGTCGCCGTGACCCCCGACCGCACCAGCGCGTGCATCCTGCCGCTGGAGCAGGTGGCCGAGGAGCTCGGCACCAAGGCGACCAACACCGAGGAGCCGTTCCCCGAGGCCGCCGACGACGGCGCGGAGCTGCCGGCGTCGGTGGTGCTGCGCGACGTCACCAAGACGTTCACGGTGACCAAGCGCTGGCTGGACAGGTCCTCCGGCGGTGGGAAACTACAAGCGCTGCGCGGGGTTTCACTGCGCGTGGCACACGGCGAGTCGATCGCCCTGGTCGGCGAGAGCGGCTCCGGCAAGTCGACGCTGCTGCGCGCCATCGCCGGCCTGGAGAAGCCGACCACCGGTGAGGTCAGCCTGGTGGCGGGTCAGCGGCCGCAGATGGTGTTCCAGGACGCGGGCGCATCGCTCACGCCGTGGTTGTCGGTGGGCGAGCTGATCTCCGAGCGGCTGCACGGCAGCGGCATGTCGCGGGCCCAGCGCCGCGACGCCGTCGTCGAGGTGCTCCGGCGCGTCGGGCTGCCCGCCGAGATCGCGAAGTCGCGGGCCGGGCAGCTGTCCGGCGGTCAGCGCCAACGGGTTTCGCTGGCCCGGGCGACCGTCGTCCCGCCGTCGGTGCTGCTGTGCGACGAGCCGACCAGCGCGCTGGACGTGTCGCTGGCCGCCTCGGTGCTCAACCTCATCGGCGATCTGCGGCGCACCCTCGACATGTCCGTGGTCTTCGTGACGCACGATCTCTCGGTGGCGCGCGTCGTCGCCGACCGCATCGCGGTGATGTACCTCGGCCGCATCGTCGAGATCGGGCCCGCCGAACAGGTCATCGGCGCCCCGGCGCACCCCTATACGCAGGCGCTCGTCGACTCGATCCCCGACCTGGGCCGCGAATCCCGGGTGCTACCAGGCGAACCCGCGAGCCCGCTCTCCCCGCCCGCGGGGTGTGCGTTCCACCCGAGGTGCGCGATCGCGCTGGACGCCTGCAGCGGAGCCGACCTCGACGTCCGTCTGGAAGGCATTCCCGGCAACCCGCACCAGGTTGCCTGCATCGAGCGGAAGGCCATCTGA